One window from the genome of Magnolia sinica isolate HGM2019 chromosome 4, MsV1, whole genome shotgun sequence encodes:
- the LOC131242742 gene encoding probable carboxylesterase 18 → MTEKPLPSPLLPWKTKIFISVLSAVTDAARRSNGTVNRRLLRFLDFREASNPKPFKGVKTADFTVDPTRNLWFRAFYPTGTADDVSLPVFIFFHGGGFAFLSPDSKAYDAVCRRIAGEIPAVVVSVNYRLSPENKYPAPYDDGFDVVKWLDGRDPAFYDFAPKADLSLLFLSGDSAGGNISHHVAQRISGAPPTEFKSVRLIGLVAIQPYFGGEERTESETRLAWAPLVSMERTDWLWKAFLPEGSDRDHEAVNPFGRNGSGNLPASFPAALVFVGGFDPLQDWQKRYCEGLKALGKEANLVVYPNAIHAFYVFPELPESELLITEVRDFIQKQSKKVAENK, encoded by the coding sequence ATGACGGAAAAGCCCCTACCCTCTCCTCTCCTCCCATGGAAGACCAAGATTTTTATCAGCGTCCTCTCCGCCGTTACTGACGCCGCTCGCCGCTCTAACGGCACCGTCAACCGCCGTCTCCTCCGCTTCCTCGATTTTCGCGAGGCGTCCAACCCGAAACCGTTTAAAGGCGTCAAAACGGCCGACTTCACCGTGGACCCGACCCGAAACCTCTGGTTCCGCGCATTCTACCCTACTGGAACCGCCGATGACGTCAGCCTCCCCGTCTTCATCTTCTTCCACGGCGGCGGCTTCGCATTCCTCTCTCCGGACTCCAAGGCATACGACGCCGTATGCCGCCGGATTGCCGGCGAGATCCCCGCAGTCGTCGTCTCTGTCAACTACCGCCTGTCGCCTGAAAACAAATACCCCGCCCCGTACGACGACGGGTTCGACGTCGTCAAGTGGCTCGACGGCCGGGACCCGGCTTTTTACGACTTTGCCCCTAAGGCCGACTTGTCACTGCTATTCCTGTCCGGGGACAGCGCCGGCGGCAACATCTCGCACCACGTCGCGCAGCGGATCTCCGGCGCGCCGCCGACCGAGTTCAAGTCCGTGCGGCTCATCGGGCTGGTGGCGATCCAGCCATACTTCGGGGGAGAGGAGCGGACCGAGTCCGAGACCCGTCTCGCGTGGGCCCCGCTCGTCTCGATGGAGCGTACGGACTGGCTGTGGAAGGCATTCCTTCCAGAAGGGTCGGATCGGGACCACGAAGCAGTAAACCCTTTCGGACGTAACGGATCGGGCAATCTACCTGCCTCGTTCCCAGCTGCGCTGGTGTTTGTGGGAGGGTTCGACCCGTTGCAAGACTGGCAGAAACGCTACTGCGAGGGGCTGAAAGCTCTGGGAAAGGAAGCGAACCTGGTCGTGTATCCAAACGCTATACACGCATTCTACGTGTTTCCGGAATTGCCGGAGTCTGAATTGTTAATTACTGAGGTGAGGGATTTCATCCAGAAGCAGTCGAAGAAGgtagcagaaaataaataa